A DNA window from Leptidea sinapis chromosome 39, ilLepSina1.1, whole genome shotgun sequence contains the following coding sequences:
- the LOC126976158 gene encoding valine--tRNA ligase-like, with translation MVSKICVSNMYQSRFMSRSTRIVITDSLPALAYKPKIVERNKYDNWENKKIFEAKDNDDPVFSMVLPPPNVTGKLHLGHALSCTIQDVIAIRKRSLGHNVTWVPGTDHAGIATQRVVEKYLKCKHNIDRHDIGRDKFNIEVWKWKEKYGNTITEQLRLMGCSLDWSNEIFTMDENHSHAVTTAFINLFQKGMIYRKKALVNWCNALKSTVSDIEVDNISIDGLTEMMLPGYKKAVKFGQMYTFRYQIFDSNEIILVSTTMPETMLGDTAIAVHPEDERYTHLRGRRAIHPFRDSCIPIIFDEFVDMTFGTGAVKITPAHSKVDYEIAKRHNLKCIEVITENGTMKNAGKFDALMKYDCRELLLKELEDLGLLYEVKSHQMTLPICSRTGDVIEYLLKEQWFLACKNINIKAAKAVSDGQLNFDPENCAKLWEHWTGDCRDWCISRQLWWGHQIPAYKCSVDKDFVWIAATNETTAKVEASKFLRTLPDMITVVRDTDVLDTWFSSGVYPFSAFGWPEHNYKQKYKRFYPLSLMVTGHDILGFWVHRMVMLGLELTDKLPFHKVLLHGIICDNKGAKMSKSRGNVIDPVDVINGLSMEDLKEKAAEAHKEGGLTKEEYNRALAFYKSNFTQTNGIPECGVDALRFTLLSHDIKSRFVSFDIHQCNANKLFCNKIWQSIKYIQLSFDKLKPTDNEVTKSNLTYFDKWILSRLSDMVHIVNKSMDAHEFHTATKALKKFIYGEFCDIYLETTKLGFDSNDSNVSYAHGHTLSAALSTALRCLSPFMIYLTSEVIPKIPRFESNIIVNFNDTHNDFFDFPSSKDFECWRDVELEKDVDKLLSTVFLIRELKGFYGVSNKIRPSVVLKSSDSKLCKSIQNNFSVVLALCRCSNIVFEEQPNVRYVNSFLNKSTEVLLEIKGDDVDNTISKAKSKLQKKIKKLEENLEVIDKRSKHQDLDMEKIIAKREELKRLQRLM, from the exons atggtgTCAAAAATATGTGTTTCCAATATGTATCAGAGTCGATTTATGTCTAGAAGTACAAGAATTGTTATTACCGACAGTTTACCTGCTCTTGCTTACAAACCAAAAATCGTTGAGagaaataaatatgataattgggaaaataaaaaaatattcgaagcTAAGGACAATGATGATCCTGTTTTTAGCATGGTCCTGCCTCCACCAAATGTTACTGGAAAACTTCATTTAG GCCATGCATTATCATGCACAATTCAAGATGTGATTGCTATACGGAAACGATCACTGGGTCATAACGTCACGTGGGTTCCAGGTACTGATCATGCTGGAATCGCTACACag AGGGTAGTTGAAAAATATCTCAAATGTAAGCATAATATAGATCGCCATGACATAGGGCGTGATAAATTCAATATAGAAGTGTGGAAATGGAAAGAAAAATATGGTAACACTATAACAGAACAACTCAGGCTGATGGGATGTTCATTGGACTGGTCAAATGAAATATTCACAATGGATGAAAATCATTCTCACGCTGTCACTACTgcatttataaatttgttcCAAAAAGGAATGATTTACAGAAAGAAAGCCCTGGTAAATTGGTGCAATGCCTTGAAATCTACAGTGTCCGATATTGAAGTAGATAATATAAGCATTGATGGGTTAACTGAAATGATGTTGCCAGGGTACAAAAAAGCAGTCAAATTTGGACAAATGTATACATTTCGATATCAGATTTTTGAtagtaatgaaataattttggtGTCAACTACAATGCCAGAAACTATGCTGGGAGATACAGCTATTGCTGTACATCCTGAGGATGAAAG GTATACACATCTTAGAGGTAGAAGAGCAATACACCCATTCAGGGATTCATGTATTCctattatttttgatgaattCGTTGATATGACATTTGGTACTGGCGCTGTAAAAATAACTCCAGCGCATAGCAAAGTTGACTACGAAATTGCTAAACGCCATAATTTAAAGTGTATTGAAGTGATTACTGAAAACGGTACAATGAAGAATGCAGGAAAATTTGATGCTTTAATGAAATACGATTGTAGAGAACTCCTGCTCAAAGAGCTAGAAGATTTAGGTCTTCTTTATGAAGTAAAGTCGCATCAAATGACGTTGCCTATTTGTAGTCGAACAGGGGATGTTATAGAATATTTGCTAAAAGAGCAGTGGTTTCTAGcatgcaaaaatataaatattaaagcaGCGAAAGCCGTAAGTGATGGCCAATTGAATTTCGATCCAGAAAACTGTGCGAAATTATGGGAACATTGGACAGGTGACTGTAGAGATTGGTGTATTTCAAGGCAGCTTTGGTGGGGTCATCAGATACCAGCATATAAATGTAGTGTCGATAAAGATTTTGTCTGGATCGCAGCAACTAACGAAACAACAGCAAAAGTTGAAGCTTCCAAGTTTTTAAGAACTCTCCCAGATATGATAACAGTTGTTAGAGATACAGATGTTTTGGACACATGGTTTTCTTCAGGTGTTTATCCATTTTCGGCATTTGGTTGGCCTGAACATAactataaacaaaaatacaagaGATTCTATCCATTAAGCCTTATGGTCACTGGCCACGATATACTTGGCTTTTGGGTGCATAGAATGGTCATGTTAGGTTTGGAGTTGACTGATAAATTACCGTTTCACAAAGTCCTTTTACATGGAATCATTTGTGACAATAAAGGTGCAAAGATGTCCAAAAGTAGAGGAAATGTTATTGATCCAGTTGATGTTATAAATGGTTTGTCTATGGAAGATCTTAAAGAAAAAGCCGCAGAAGCACACAAGGAAGGCGGACTTACGAAAGAAGAATATAACAGAGCATTAGCATTTTATAAATCTAATTTCACTCAAACGAATGGAATACCTGAATGTGGTGTCGATGCTTTGAGATTTACGCTCTTGTCACACGATATAAAATCACGCTTTGTTAGTTTTGATATACATCAATGTAATGCAAATAAGctgttttgcaataaaatatggcaaagcattaaatatattcagtTATCTTTTGATAAGTTGAAACCGACTGATAATGAAGTAACAAAAAGTAATTtgacatattttgataaatggaTTCTCAGCAGATTATCGGATATGGTTCATATAGTCAATAAATCGATGGATGCACATGAATTTCATACGGCAACAAAAGCattgaaaaaatttatttatggcgagttttgtgatatttatttagaaacaaCGAAACTTGGGTTCGACAGCAATGATTCAAATGTATCTTACGCTCATGGCCACACACTTTCAGCAGCTTTGAGTACTGCTCTGAGATGTCTCTCGCcatttatgatttatttgacTAGTGAAGTTATACCGAAGATTCCTCGCTTTGAATCTAATATCATCGTAAATTTTAATGATACACATAATGATTTTTTCGATTTTCCCAGTTCGAAAGATTTTGAATGTTGGAGAGATGTCGAGTTGGAGAAGGACGTAGATAAACTTCTCAGTACTGTATTTTTAATTCGTGAACTAAAAGGATTTTATGGAGTGTCAAACAAAATAAGACCTAGTGTGGTACTTAAAAGCAGCGATAGTAAATTATGTAaaagtatacaaaataatttttcagtTGTCTTAGCTTTATGCCGATGTAGTAATATAGTATTCGAAGAGCAACCAAATGTAAGATATGTCaactcatttttaaataaaagtactgAAGTGTTGCTAGAAATCAAAGGAGACGATGTTGATAATACTATATCAAAAGCGAAAAGTAAGTtgcagaaaaaaataaagaaacttGAAGAAAATTTGGAAGTGATAGATAAAAGATCAAAACATCAAGATTTAGACATGGAAAAGATTATAGCAAAGAGAGAAGAATTGAAGCGATTGCAAAGACTGATGTAA